A genomic stretch from Meriones unguiculatus strain TT.TT164.6M chromosome 15, Bangor_MerUng_6.1, whole genome shotgun sequence includes:
- the Pnkd gene encoding probable hydrolase PNKD isoform X2 codes for MAWQGWPAPSLWVSGFGLLFFAVLLLLSPRGCRARRDFRGLLMTRSQRLLFRIGYSLYTRTWLGYLFYRQQLRRARNRYPKGHSKTQPRLFNGVKVLPIPVLSDNYSYLIIDTQAGLAVAVDPSDPRAVQASIEKERVNLVAILCTHKHWDHSGGNRDLSRRHRDCRVYGSPQDGIPYLTHPLCHQDVVSVGRLQIRALATPGHTQGHLVYLLDGEPYKGPSCLFSGDLLFLSGCGRTFEGTAETMLSSLDTVLDLGDDTLLWPGHEYAEENLGFAGVVEPENLARERKMQWVQRQRMERKSTCPSTLGEERTYNPFLRTHCLALQEALGPGPGPTSDDGYSRAQLLEELRRLKDMHKSK; via the exons atggcttggcaaggctggcCCGCGCCCAGTCTGTGGGTCTCCGGCTTCGGGCTGCTGTTCTTCGCCGTCTTGCTGCTCCTGAGTCCCCGAGGCTGCCGAGCGCGGCGGGACTTCCGCGGCCTGCTCATGACGCGCAGCCAGCGGCTGCTCTTCCGAATCGG GTATAGCCTGTACACCCGCACCTGGCTCGGGTACCTCTTCTATCGACAGCAGCTTCGGAGGGCTCGGAATCGCTATCCCAAAGGCCACTCCAAAACTCAGCCCCGCCTCTTCAATG gaGTGAAGGTGCTTCCCATCCCTGTCCTCTCGGACAACTACAGCTACCTCATCATCGACACCCAGGCCGGGCTGGCTGTGGCTGTGGACCCCTCAGACCCGAGGGCTGTGCAG GCTTCCATTGAAAAGGAAAGAGTTAACTTGGTTGCCATCCTCTGCACCCACAAGCACTG GGACCACAGCGGAGGAAACCGTGATCTCAGCCGGCGGCACAGGGACTGTCGAGTGTATGGGAGCCCTCAGGATGGGATCCCCTACCTTACCCA CCCCCTGTGTCATCAAGATGTGGTTAGTGTTGGACGGCTTCAGATCCGGGCCCTGGCCACCCCTGGCCACACTCAAGGCCATCTGGTATACCTGCTGGATGGGGAGCCTTACAAGggtccttcctgcctcttctcaggGGACCTGCTCTTCCTCTCTGGCTGTG GACGGACCTTCGAAGGCACAGCAGAAACCATGCTGAGCTCACTGGACACTGTGTTAGACCTGGGGGACGACACcctgctgtggcctg GACATGAATATGCAGAAGAGAACCTAGGCTTTGCTGGTGTGGTGGAGCCTGAGAATCTCGCTCGTGAGAGGAAGATGCAATGGGTGCAGAGGCAACGGATGGAACGCAAGAGCACA TGCCCATCCACCCTGGGAGAGGAGCGTACCTACAACCCGTTCCTGAGAACCCATTGCCTGGCCCTACAGGAGGCTCTGGGGCCAGGGCCAGGCCCCACCAGTGACGATGGCTACTCCCGGGCCCAGCTCCTGGAGGAGCTGCGTCGGCTGAAGGACATGCACAAGAGCAAGTGA